A genomic segment from Gadus morhua chromosome 4, gadMor3.0, whole genome shotgun sequence encodes:
- the LOC115541362 gene encoding glycolipid transfer protein isoform X2: protein MALLLDNEFKELPADKTLDTKLFLESVSHLPPFFDCLGSKVFSPIKSDISGNITKIRGVYEKDPVKYATLQKILEAEKEEYGTEWPKVGATLALMWLKRGLRFIQILLQSLADGEKDETNPNLIRVNITRAYEETLKRYHGWIVQQIFKTALIAAPYKSDFLKAVSKGEVIQEEACLVNLRQFLVNYTATVDAIYDMYTALNAELDYSV from the exons ATGGCTTTATTACTGGATAACGAATTCAAAGAGTTACCTGCTGACAAAACGCTCGACACGAAGTTATTCCTGGAGTCGGTGTCCCATCTCCCCCCTTTCTTCG ATTGTTTGGGATCTAAAGTCTTTTCACCTATCAAATCGGACATTAGTGGAAACATAACG AAAATCAGGGGAGTTTATGAGAAGGACCCGGTGAAATATGCCACGCTCCAGAAGATTCTAGAAGCAGAGAAAGAAGAATATGGGACGGAATGGCCCAAAGTTGGAGCAACTTTAGCACTCATGTGGCTAAAGAG GGGTCTCCGTTTCATCCAGATCCTGTTGCAGAGTTTGGCAGACGGGGAGAAAGATGAGACCAACCCCAACCTCATCCGCGTCAACATCACCAGGGCGTACGAAGAGACACTCAAGAGGTACCATGGCTGGATTGTCCAGCAGATCTTCAAG ACGGCATTGATTGCTGCGCCCTACAAGTCGGACTTCCTCAAGGCTGTGTCGAAGGGTGAGGTGATCCAGGAGGAGGCGTGTCTGGTGAACCTGCGGCAGTTCCTGGTCAACTACACCGCCACGGTGGACGCCATTTACGACATGTACACAGCGCTGAACGCCGAGCTGGACTACAGTGTTTG
- the LOC115541362 gene encoding glycolipid transfer protein isoform X1, whose product MALLLDNEFKELPADKTLDTKLFLESVSHLPPFFDCLGSKVFSPIKSDISGNITKIRGVYEKDPVKYATLQKILEAEKEEYGTEWPKVGATLALMWLKRGLRFIQILLQSLADGEKDETNPNLIRVNITRAYEETLKRYHGWIVQQIFKTALIAAPYKSDFLKAVSKGEVIQEEACLVNLRQFLVNYTATVDAIYDMYTALNAELDYSV is encoded by the exons ATGGCTTTATTACTGGATAACGAATTCAAAGAGTTACCTGCTGACAAAACGCTCGACACGAAGTTATTCCTGGAGTCGGTGTCCCATCTCCCCCCTTTCTTCG ATTGTTTGGGATCTAAAGTCTTTTCACCTATCAAATCGGACATTAGTGGAAACATAACG AAAATCAGGGGAGTTTATGAGAAGGACCCGGTGAAATATGCCACGCTCCAGAAGATTCTAGAAGCAGAGAAAGAAGAATATGGGACGGAATGGCCCAAAGTTGGAGCAACTTTAGCACTCATGTGGCTAAAGAG GGGTCTCCGTTTCATCCAGATCCTGTTGCAGAGTTTGGCAGACGGGGAGAAAGATGAGACCAACCCCAACCTCATCCGCGTCAACATCACCAGGGCGTACGAAGAGACACTCAAGAGGTACCATGGCTGGATTGTCCAGCAGATCTTCAAG ACGGCATTGATTGCTGCGCCCTACAAGTCGGACTTCCTCAAGGCTGTGTCGAAGGGTGAGGTGATCCAGGAGGAGGCGTGTCTGGTGAACCTGCGGCAGTTCCTGGTCAACTACACCGCCACGGTGGACGCCATTTACGACATGTACACAGCGCTGAACGCCGAGCTGGACTACAGTGTTTGA